One genomic segment of Arachis duranensis cultivar V14167 chromosome 4, aradu.V14167.gnm2.J7QH, whole genome shotgun sequence includes these proteins:
- the LOC107484833 gene encoding protein OCTOPUS-like, with protein sequence MNSTTAEDRPSNYTLSGEIELEIGLKFLNRETAVLAVKNYNLRRSAKYKVVESNQSRPLSVAVNPPPTLPFYSFFPSSILLSPRAVKPSSPRPSLHRPQEQFTGFCPSCLCERLAVLDPNGSAASSSSSGPRRSTSSSTAAAALRAIFRPSASGSNRGNRPPPTSSTSSSFFPELRRTKSFSASKNNEGFFSGAFEPQRRSCDVRVRSTLFSLFNQDDERKIPKKEPSVEVETRNLASSSTIVQAPVTLEEESESESESASVLEEEIQEQEEENDQNEDEIRVLEGPTNAVVPNIVTEERVAVTEIVEEEPELQPEPEIVVVPEEELLKPMKEHIDLDSNAKKSSGRDFKGSFWSAASVFSKKLQKWRQKQKLKKQRCRNGALGSGTTLLPVEKPIGRQFRETQSEIADYGFGRRSCDTDPRFSLDIGRMSFEAGRVSLDDPRYSFDEPRASWDGYLIGRTFPPPRMPSMLSVVEDAPVHQVLRTDTQIPVEEPVNVMMNAIIENADQAKVPGGTLQTREYYSDSSSRRRKSLDRSSSIRKTAAAVVAEMDELKPVSGAIPVANAKVTPAVGIGGVGGGVGIGIGISGGVDLSHHGPKAVFPDRDLRDRDSNSNSLRDDHSETFELGSRDAAGINGERKGAKKSFRWSKAWNIWGLINRRGGGGNKDDDEENRYGRGNGGNGVERSFSESWQEFRGERNGDVRGVFNRNALRSNSSVSWRNAPAFGGGVGALAAMRKSDVQANGHGKKGRDEVVLERNRSARYSPNNNSIDNGLLRLYLTPMRGSRRNWPGKGRSNQAHSIARSVLGLY encoded by the coding sequence CCCTCTATCCGTCGCCGTCAACCCACCGCCGACCCTTcccttctattccttcttcccctcttcaattcttctttctCCTCGCGCCGTCAAACCATCGTCGCCCCGACCGTCATTGCACCGACCACAGGAGCAGTTCACCGGATTCTGCCCCTCATGCCTCTGCGAGCGCCTCGCCGTGCTCGATCCCAACGGCAGCGCCGCCAGCTCCTCCTCCTCCGGCCCCCGCAGGTCCACCTCTTCCTCCACCGCCGCCGCCGCCCTTAGAGCCATCTTCCGCCCCTCCGCGTCCGGCAGCAACCGCGGAAACCGCCCGCCGCCGACCTCATCCACGTCCTCCTCGTTCTTCCCTGAGCTCCGCCGTACAAAATCCTTCTCCGCCTCGAAGAACAACGAGGGCTTCTTCTCCGGCGCATTTGAGCCTCAGAGAAGATCTTGTGACGTTAGGGTTCGCAGCACTCTATTCTCTCTCTTCAACCAAGACGACGAGCGCAAAATCCCCAAAAAAGAACCCTCCGTCGAGGTTGAAACCAGAAACCTCGCTTCCTCTTCCACTATAGTTCAAGCTCCCGTCACCTTAGAAgaagaatcagaatcagaatcagagaGCGCTTCTGTTCTGGAGGAAGAGattcaagagcaagaagaagaaaatgatcaAAACGAAGATGAAATTAGGGTTCTAGAAGGACCTACAAATGCGGTAGTTCCCAACATTGTGACAGAAGAGAGGGTTGCAGTTACAGAAATCGTGGAAGAAGAACCTGAACTCCAACCAGAACCAGAAATTGTGGTTGTTCCGGAAGAGGAATTGCTGAAGCCGATGAAGGAACATATCGACCTGGATTCGAACGCTAAGAAGAGTTCCGGCCGCGATTTCAAGGGTAGCTTCTGGTCTGCAGCCTCAGTGTTCAGCAAGAAGCTGCAGAAATGGAGGCAGAAGCAGAAGCTGAAGAAGCAGCGCTGCCGAAATGGTGCCCTGGGATCCGGCACCACGCTGCTGCCTGTGGAGAAGCCCATTGGTAGGCAATTCCGTGAGACGCAGTCGGAGATCGCTGACTATGGGTTCGGCAGGCGGTCCTGTGACACCGATCCGCGGTTCTCGCTGGACATTGGACGGATGTCATTTGAGGCCGGTAGGGTGTCATTGGACGACCCGAGGTATTCTTTCGATGAGCCGAGGGCGTCGTGGGATGGGTACCTCATAGGGAGGACATTTCCTCCTCCGAGGATGCCTTCAATGTTGTCTGTGGTGGAGGATGCTCCTGTTCATCAGGTCTTGAGGACTGATACTCAGATTCCTGTGGAGGAGCCTGTGAATGTTATGATGAATGCCATCATTGAGAATGCTGATCAGGCTAAGGTCCCCGGTGGCACTTTGCAGACTAGGGAGTATTATTCTGATAGTTCCTCCCGGAGGAGGAAGAGCCTTGATAGGTCTAGTTCAATTAGGAAGACTGCGGCTGCGGTTGtggctgagatggatgagtTGAAGCCTGTTTCTGGTGCAATTCCGGTTGCAAATGCCAAGGTAACTCCTGCCGTTGGCATTGGTGGAGTGGGAGGTGGTGTTGGTATTGGTATTGGTATCAGTGGTGGTGTTGATTTGTCGCATCATGGGCCGAAGGCCGTGTTCCCTGATAGGGACTTGAGGGACAGGGATTCAAACTCGAATTCCTTGAGGGATGATCACTCTGAGACCTTTGAGTTGGGGTCTAGAGATGCAGCTGGGATCAATGGGGAGCGGAAAGGGGCTAAGAAGTCATTCAGGTGGAGTAAGGCCTGGAACATTTGGGGCTTGATTAACCGGCGAGGAGGTGGGGGTAATAAGGACGATGATGAGGAGAATAGGTATGGTAGAGGAAATGGCGGGAACGGTGTGGAACGATCTTTTTCCGAGTCATGGCAGGAGTTTAGAGGTGAGCGGAACGGGGATGTTAGAGGCGTATTCAATAGGAATGCGTTGAGGAGCAACAGCAGTGTTAGTTGGAGGAATGCACCAGCTTTTGGAGGTGGAGTTGGAGCGTTGGCGGCCATGAGGAAGAGTGATGTTCAGGCTAATGGGCATGGGAAGAAGGGCAGGGATGAGGTTGTTTTGGAAAGAAATAGGAGTGCAAGGTATTCTCCTAACAACAACAGCATAGACAATGGCCTGTTACGGCTTTACTTGACGCCGATGCGTGGCAGCAGGAGAAATTGGCCCGGGAAAGGCAGGTCTAACCAGGCACATTCCATTGCTAGAAGTGTACTTGGATTGTATTAA